From a region of the Thermococcus sp. Bubb.Bath genome:
- a CDS encoding HypC/HybG/HupF family hydrogenase formation chaperone, producing MCLAVPAKVLEINGNVAIVDFGGVKREARLDLLPDVKVGDYVIVHTGFAIEKLDEERAKEILEAWDEVFRIT from the coding sequence ATGTGTCTGGCAGTTCCAGCTAAGGTTCTTGAGATCAACGGAAACGTTGCGATTGTTGATTTCGGGGGCGTAAAGAGGGAAGCTCGCCTTGATTTGCTTCCTGATGTTAAGGTTGGCGATTACGTGATCGTGCATACAGGCTTTGCAATAGAGAAGCTGGACGAGGAGCGCGCTAAAGAGATACTCGAAGCATGGGACGAGGTGTTCAGAATAAC